In Kangiella koreensis DSM 16069, a single window of DNA contains:
- a CDS encoding sigma-54 interaction domain-containing protein — protein sequence MLDHSPHDSRSILVFGKGDSAQELSEQLKNNGWQIFFTQEKSQFKKLFQHHLFEVVVIFLSVESEPAITEYEEMASMNMATKWIAIIPHENWLEDHPNFLFSHLFYDYHREPLRYDYFLATVGHAFGMAELQNKQLNQLQVPQDSDDIIGRSPSTVQIKRTINKISMEDATVLITGESGTGKELAARKIHQRSRRKQGPFIAINCAAIPETLFYSELFGHEKGAFTNADTKKIGRIEAADGGTVFLDEIGDLPLNLQVNLLRFLELNQIERLGSVKSITVDCRIVVATNVNLEKAVEEGNFREDLYHRINVLTLHMPALRHRRQDIPELANHFLSQFCEGHMHKTFTQRCLNAMNQYRWPGNVRELMNRIRRAVILSEGNLITEKHMDLSFSNHQNIVSLKEAKDKAEKETLILSIEKSGYNHTLAAKNLGISRTSLYRLLNKHNIPM from the coding sequence ATGCTCGACCACTCTCCACATGATAGTCGCTCAATCCTGGTATTTGGGAAGGGCGATTCCGCACAAGAACTCAGCGAACAGTTGAAAAATAACGGCTGGCAAATCTTTTTTACTCAGGAAAAAAGTCAGTTTAAAAAACTATTTCAACACCACCTGTTTGAAGTTGTTGTCATTTTTTTATCAGTAGAGTCAGAGCCGGCCATTACAGAATACGAAGAAATGGCGTCAATGAACATGGCAACCAAGTGGATTGCTATTATACCTCACGAAAACTGGTTAGAAGATCACCCCAACTTTCTCTTCTCACATTTATTCTACGACTACCATCGAGAACCGCTTCGCTACGATTACTTTTTAGCTACTGTTGGGCATGCTTTCGGTATGGCCGAATTACAAAATAAGCAGCTCAATCAACTGCAGGTGCCACAGGATAGCGATGATATTATTGGCCGCTCTCCATCAACAGTACAAATTAAACGCACCATCAACAAAATTTCCATGGAAGATGCCACCGTTTTAATTACCGGTGAAAGCGGTACAGGAAAGGAGCTTGCCGCCCGCAAAATCCATCAACGTTCGCGTCGTAAGCAAGGCCCATTTATTGCCATTAATTGCGCCGCAATTCCTGAAACTTTATTTTATTCAGAATTGTTTGGTCACGAAAAAGGTGCCTTTACTAATGCAGATACTAAAAAAATTGGCCGTATCGAAGCTGCAGATGGCGGCACTGTGTTTCTGGATGAAATTGGCGATCTTCCACTGAATCTTCAGGTTAACTTGTTACGCTTTCTTGAGTTGAACCAAATCGAACGATTGGGCAGTGTCAAAAGTATTACCGTTGACTGCCGTATTGTCGTGGCAACTAATGTCAATCTTGAAAAAGCTGTCGAAGAAGGTAACTTTCGCGAAGACCTTTACCATCGCATTAATGTTCTCACTCTGCATATGCCAGCTTTACGCCATCGCCGTCAAGACATACCTGAACTGGCAAATCACTTTTTAAGTCAGTTTTGTGAAGGACATATGCACAAAACTTTTACTCAGCGTTGCTTGAATGCCATGAATCAATACCGTTGGCCTGGTAATGTCCGCGAACTGATGAATCGAATCCGCCGTGCTGTGATTCTGTCTGAAGGAAATTTAATTACTGAAAAGCACATGGACTTGTCATTTAGCAACCATCAGAACATTGTCAGTTTGAAAGAAGCTAAAGACAAAGCGGAGAAAGAAACCCTCATTCTGTCAATTGAAAAATCTGGCTATAATCACACCCTAGCCGCTAAAAATCTAGGCATCTCAAGAACCAGTCTTTACCGGCTGTTAAATAAACACAACATCCCTATGTAA
- a CDS encoding cytochrome b, with protein sequence MQEKYSLTMRILHWLIGLMLLVMIGVGWYMASLPMESEIKYEIYPVHKSFGITVLGLVIIRIIVRLLSKNPPLPAGLATWEKWLTKITHFLFYVLMIAIPIVGYLSSDYQGFEVEWFGVPIPSLVADNEDTAHLMHEFHEVLAYSLLLLIILHLAGTIKHRWFDKGSDTDVLRRML encoded by the coding sequence ATGCAAGAAAAATACTCACTGACGATGCGGATACTGCACTGGCTGATCGGACTGATGCTGCTGGTAATGATAGGCGTTGGCTGGTATATGGCCAGCTTGCCAATGGAAAGTGAAATCAAATATGAAATCTATCCAGTCCATAAATCTTTCGGTATCACGGTACTGGGACTGGTGATTATAAGAATCATCGTAAGGCTATTATCAAAGAACCCACCCTTACCTGCTGGTCTGGCAACCTGGGAAAAATGGCTGACCAAAATTACCCACTTCCTGTTCTATGTATTAATGATTGCGATTCCGATAGTTGGATATCTCTCATCAGATTATCAGGGCTTTGAAGTTGAGTGGTTTGGAGTCCCAATTCCGAGCTTAGTTGCTGATAACGAGGATACTGCACATCTGATGCATGAGTTCCACGAAGTCCTTGCTTACTCACTTTTATTATTAATTATTTTACACTTGGCAGGAACAATCAAACACCGCTGGTTTGATAAAGGATCTGACACTGATGTTTTAAGACGGATGCTATAA
- the asd gene encoding archaetidylserine decarboxylase (Phosphatidylserine decarboxylase is synthesized as a single chain precursor. Generation of the pyruvoyl active site from a Ser is coupled to cleavage of a Gly-Ser bond between the larger (beta) and smaller (alpha chains). It is an integral membrane protein.), with protein sequence MSDTLKVLTQYLIPQHGISLLMGKIAESENIRIKNAFIKWFIKKYGIDMSIAERENPEDYKTFNDFFTRSLKSEVRPIDSDEKSIVHPADGAVSQLGKIDNGYIFQAKGHTYSAKTLLGGDAELAAPFQDGEFATVYLAPKDYHRLHMPIDGELTRMIHVPGNLFSVNPLTARKVPNLFARNERVVAMFDTELGPMAMVLVGATIVGSVETVWHGTVTPPTRKEVQSWDYDKGEVSLKKGEEMGRFKLGSTIVLLFPKDTLEWHKNMKAYAPTVMGQPIAYKK encoded by the coding sequence ATGTCCGATACATTAAAAGTCTTAACTCAATACCTTATCCCGCAACATGGAATTTCTTTGCTGATGGGAAAGATTGCCGAAAGCGAAAATATAAGAATAAAGAATGCTTTTATTAAATGGTTTATCAAAAAATACGGCATTGATATGAGCATAGCCGAACGCGAAAACCCAGAAGACTATAAAACCTTCAATGATTTTTTCACCCGCTCATTAAAGTCTGAGGTCAGACCGATTGATTCTGACGAGAAATCAATTGTTCATCCTGCCGATGGCGCTGTCAGCCAATTAGGAAAGATCGACAATGGTTATATTTTCCAGGCCAAGGGTCATACTTATTCCGCTAAAACATTACTTGGTGGCGACGCAGAATTAGCCGCCCCCTTTCAAGATGGAGAATTCGCAACTGTTTATCTTGCTCCAAAAGATTATCACCGCCTGCATATGCCGATTGACGGTGAGCTTACTAGAATGATTCATGTACCAGGAAATTTATTTAGTGTTAACCCACTTACCGCACGCAAAGTACCTAACCTGTTCGCCCGCAACGAGCGTGTAGTTGCCATGTTTGATACTGAACTTGGCCCTATGGCGATGGTTTTAGTCGGCGCAACCATTGTGGGTAGTGTTGAAACAGTTTGGCATGGCACGGTCACCCCGCCAACACGCAAAGAAGTGCAAAGCTGGGATTACGATAAAGGCGAAGTTAGTCTTAAGAAAGGTGAAGAAATGGGCCGCTTTAAACTAGGCTCTACCATTGTCCTGTTATTCCCTAAAGATACTCTTGAGTGGCACAAAAATATGAAGGCCTATGCGCCAACGGTTATGGGCCAACCGATAGCTTATAAAAAATAA
- the rsgA gene encoding small ribosomal subunit biogenesis GTPase RsgA yields MAKPEKKSSKRWRKKPDKQATYIKEKVDRNIDEESLLDPEQGIVISRFGQQVDIADENFETIRCFLRKSNEVPVVGDRAWFRRQKELPTGVLVELEPRRSLLKRPTPHHGVKPVAANIDLIALLLAPEPAFSEVLLDRYLVAAQSSELPVWIIMNKWDTVDNEEKESIKKRLQLYQDLGYPIYYISANTGEGVEQLVRNLTGKQLLLAGQSGVGKSTLIGYLFPNMEIATGEVSGTSGLGTHTTTASRLYRLDAATYLVDSPGVREFGLWHLEDHDIKQGFIEISTIGEQCKFRDCKHLNEPGCAVLAAAKDGAIAASRLKNYQHLIQHFDQPYI; encoded by the coding sequence TTGGCAAAACCTGAAAAGAAATCCTCAAAACGTTGGCGTAAAAAACCAGACAAGCAAGCTACCTATATAAAAGAAAAGGTTGACCGAAATATTGACGAAGAAAGTCTGCTCGATCCTGAGCAAGGCATTGTGATCAGTCGCTTCGGTCAACAGGTTGATATTGCTGATGAGAATTTCGAGACCATTCGTTGCTTCTTGCGTAAATCTAATGAAGTGCCGGTCGTCGGTGATCGAGCCTGGTTTCGACGTCAGAAGGAACTACCCACCGGGGTTCTGGTTGAACTCGAACCACGACGCTCACTACTGAAACGCCCCACTCCACATCACGGAGTTAAACCCGTAGCAGCGAACATTGATTTAATTGCGTTGCTATTAGCACCGGAGCCTGCATTCTCAGAAGTTCTGCTAGACCGTTACCTGGTAGCCGCACAGTCCAGTGAGCTGCCAGTGTGGATCATTATGAATAAGTGGGACACGGTGGATAATGAAGAAAAAGAGTCCATCAAAAAACGTCTGCAGCTTTACCAAGATCTTGGGTATCCCATTTATTATATTAGTGCCAATACAGGCGAAGGCGTTGAGCAGTTGGTTAGAAACTTAACTGGCAAACAATTATTGTTGGCCGGTCAGTCGGGGGTGGGCAAATCAACCTTGATTGGTTATCTATTCCCTAATATGGAAATTGCCACCGGTGAAGTTTCAGGTACCTCGGGGCTTGGTACTCATACCACCACCGCCTCCAGGCTTTACCGTCTCGACGCAGCCACCTATCTGGTTGACTCTCCAGGTGTTCGTGAATTTGGCTTATGGCATCTCGAAGATCACGATATTAAGCAGGGCTTTATTGAAATTTCAACCATTGGTGAGCAGTGTAAATTTCGCGATTGTAAGCACCTAAATGAACCAGGGTGTGCTGTACTTGCTGCCGCTAAAGATGGAGCCATTGCCGCGAGCCGGTTAAAGAATTATCAGCACTTGATCCAGCACTTTGATCAACCCTATATATAG
- a CDS encoding 4a-hydroxytetrahydrobiopterin dehydratase, whose protein sequence is MQLAQQQCVHNDEARSPLDNEKRQQLMSEQLSNWQFDDKTGAIYRKFKFKNYYHTMAFVNAVAWIANKQAHHPDLEVSYGHCLVRYTTHDAGNSVCMNDLICAAHIDALDNNGTFGPNFLDD, encoded by the coding sequence ATGCAACTTGCACAACAGCAATGTGTTCACAATGATGAAGCAAGAAGCCCGCTTGATAATGAAAAACGCCAACAGTTGATGAGTGAGCAATTAAGCAACTGGCAATTTGATGATAAAACCGGCGCTATCTATCGCAAATTTAAATTCAAAAACTATTATCACACTATGGCCTTTGTTAATGCTGTTGCATGGATTGCGAATAAACAAGCACATCATCCTGATCTTGAAGTAAGTTATGGTCATTGCCTGGTACGCTACACCACTCATGATGCCGGTAACAGCGTCTGTATGAATGATTTAATTTGCGCAGCACATATTGATGCCTTAGATAATAACGGCACTTTCGGCCCGAATTTTTTAGACGACTAA
- the orn gene encoding oligoribonuclease, with protein sequence MTKNDDNLIWVDLEMTGLDPETDVVIEIATIVTDKDLNILEEGPVIAIHQSDEVLDNMNEWCVVQHGKSGLTERVRQSSINEDQASDLTLEFLKKWIDEGKSPMCGNSICQDRRFMVKHMPKLEAYFHYRHIDVSTLKELARRWKPSILNGLTKGATHLALDDIRESIEECRYYREHFIDLN encoded by the coding sequence TTGACAAAAAATGACGATAATTTGATTTGGGTTGACCTAGAGATGACTGGTCTTGACCCAGAAACGGATGTAGTGATTGAAATTGCCACCATTGTTACTGATAAGGATTTGAATATTCTTGAGGAAGGCCCGGTAATCGCGATTCATCAGTCTGATGAAGTGCTCGACAATATGAATGAATGGTGTGTGGTTCAGCATGGCAAGTCGGGCCTGACCGAGCGAGTGCGTCAAAGTAGCATCAATGAAGACCAAGCCAGCGATCTGACCTTGGAATTTCTAAAGAAGTGGATTGATGAAGGCAAGTCACCGATGTGTGGTAATAGTATCTGTCAGGATCGACGCTTCATGGTTAAACATATGCCAAAACTGGAAGCTTATTTCCACTATCGTCATATCGATGTCAGCACCTTAAAAGAATTAGCGCGTCGTTGGAAGCCATCAATCCTCAATGGATTAACTAAAGGTGCGACACATTTGGCCTTAGATGATATTCGCGAGTCGATTGAAGAATGCCGCTATTATCGAGAGCACTTTATCGACCTTAATTAG
- a CDS encoding bifunctional ADP-dependent NAD(P)H-hydrate dehydratase/NAD(P)H-hydrate epimerase, translated as MHPVFKADSIKVIEQAAAKAQGFALFELMQRAGRAAYDCLEREWPLAHRIVVVTGSGNNAGDGLVLARLATEAGMQVTLVPIKPLDELRGDAATAWKQLESLNLTQREPDAMIFEQADVIVDALLGTGFNGQLRDNYAEVIEQINQAGIPVLALDLPSGVYADSGLCSEPHIQADHTVSFIFYKVCQVINEGLAAQGELHLASLGVSQSHFHQQQPVAWKQSYSDVIDEIPERSATAYKHACGHLLCVGSDFTMGGAIMLATETALRSGAGLVTTFLHPDNRSAALGFCPEAMWHGVAFEELSFNSLIDANPKHFDAMVLGPGLGRSEWGRQVFEQSFAFARQQKMPCLIDGDGLYWLQLFLEQEPKLELPQPLIVTPHVGEAARLLSWDTAKVSEDRISAAQAIADGYNCICLLKGAGTILADGQQVVIAGGAHPAMATAGLGDVLSGLIGSLIVQGMSPWDATRVATSIHFTAGVEVARDRVRGMLASELIESIHYWVNR; from the coding sequence ATGCATCCCGTATTTAAAGCAGACAGCATTAAAGTGATAGAGCAGGCGGCTGCTAAAGCGCAAGGCTTTGCTCTGTTTGAGTTGATGCAAAGAGCGGGGCGTGCAGCTTACGACTGTCTGGAAAGAGAGTGGCCTTTGGCCCATCGCATAGTGGTGGTGACTGGTTCTGGCAATAATGCGGGCGACGGTTTGGTGCTGGCTCGATTGGCCACTGAAGCGGGAATGCAGGTCACGCTGGTGCCTATCAAACCATTGGACGAATTAAGAGGTGATGCCGCAACGGCCTGGAAGCAACTTGAGTCATTGAACCTAACTCAACGCGAACCAGATGCAATGATATTTGAACAGGCTGACGTGATTGTTGATGCCCTGCTCGGAACTGGGTTCAATGGTCAGTTGCGCGACAATTATGCGGAAGTTATCGAACAAATCAATCAAGCCGGAATACCCGTGTTAGCACTGGATTTACCAAGTGGCGTTTACGCGGATTCCGGCTTGTGTAGTGAGCCGCATATTCAAGCCGACCATACGGTGAGTTTTATTTTCTACAAGGTGTGCCAGGTCATCAATGAAGGTCTGGCGGCTCAAGGTGAACTGCATTTGGCATCACTGGGCGTCAGTCAGTCGCATTTTCATCAACAACAACCCGTCGCCTGGAAGCAGTCTTATTCCGATGTGATTGATGAGATCCCTGAGCGCAGCGCCACGGCTTACAAGCATGCTTGTGGCCACTTGTTATGTGTGGGTAGTGATTTCACCATGGGCGGAGCCATTATGTTGGCAACAGAAACAGCACTCCGCAGTGGAGCTGGATTAGTAACGACTTTCTTACATCCCGATAATCGAAGTGCGGCGCTGGGATTTTGTCCAGAAGCCATGTGGCATGGTGTGGCGTTTGAAGAGCTGAGTTTTAATAGTCTGATTGATGCCAACCCGAAACATTTTGATGCCATGGTTTTGGGGCCTGGTCTTGGTCGTAGTGAATGGGGGCGGCAGGTATTTGAGCAGTCTTTTGCATTCGCTAGACAGCAAAAAATGCCTTGCCTGATTGATGGTGATGGTCTGTATTGGCTTCAGCTGTTTCTTGAACAAGAGCCAAAGTTGGAGTTGCCACAGCCACTGATTGTAACGCCGCACGTTGGCGAAGCCGCTCGCCTGTTAAGCTGGGATACAGCCAAAGTCAGCGAGGATAGAATTAGTGCCGCTCAAGCTATCGCCGATGGTTATAATTGCATCTGTTTGTTAAAAGGCGCAGGAACGATTTTAGCGGATGGGCAGCAGGTGGTGATTGCTGGTGGTGCTCACCCAGCGATGGCAACCGCAGGTTTAGGGGATGTGTTGAGTGGATTGATCGGTTCATTGATAGTGCAAGGCATGTCGCCCTGGGATGCTACCCGAGTTGCGACATCCATCCACTTTACTGCCGGCGTTGAAGTAGCCAGAGACAGAGTGCGCGGCATGTTGGCCTCGGAATTAATTGAAAGTATCCATTATTGGGTCAACCGTTAA
- the tsaE gene encoding tRNA (adenosine(37)-N6)-threonylcarbamoyltransferase complex ATPase subunit type 1 TsaE has product MQNIRVDLSDESQTVLMGQKLAACIKAPMTIYFKGELGAGKTTLVRGILRGFGYQGATKSPTYTLVEPYELVDVTIYHFDLYRLSDPEELEFIGIREYQQPDSIMLIEWPDKGKGMIPKPDLVIELDYNDEGRRVNLSSEHTELMQKLAKSCDFMPKSG; this is encoded by the coding sequence ATGCAGAACATTCGAGTAGATTTATCAGATGAATCACAAACGGTATTGATGGGGCAGAAGTTAGCTGCTTGTATCAAGGCACCGATGACGATCTATTTTAAAGGTGAGCTGGGCGCTGGTAAGACAACCCTGGTGCGGGGGATTTTACGTGGCTTTGGTTATCAGGGCGCAACCAAGAGTCCGACCTATACCTTGGTTGAACCTTATGAACTAGTGGACGTCACAATTTATCACTTTGATTTGTACCGTTTATCCGATCCTGAAGAACTGGAATTTATTGGTATTCGAGAGTATCAACAGCCAGATTCGATCATGCTGATTGAATGGCCCGATAAAGGCAAAGGCATGATTCCAAAGCCTGATTTAGTGATAGAACTGGATTATAACGATGAAGGGAGAAGGGTTAACCTTTCGTCTGAACACACAGAGTTAATGCAAAAACTGGCAAAAAGCTGTGATTTTATGCCAAAATCGGGGTAG
- a CDS encoding N-acetylmuramoyl-L-alanine amidase, with protein MMRKWLTVLASVFMLALSISVAEASIIKSMRFWQSPESTRVVLDLSSPVTHEVSILKNPDRIVVDIPGANVNVDLNQLDIQSDLVKRVRQSTPPRDGVLRLVLDLNKAAQPKSFSLKPYQEYGDRLVIDLFDENRQEVKPPAVNRSGDRDIVVAVDAGHGGEDPGAMGGRGTKEKDVVLALSKELVAELNKTQGVKAFLTRTGDYYLPHRKRTDLARLQRADLFVSVHADGFKSPKAKGASVWVLNLHGAKSEVARWMQMQEEKSELLGGVDSSVVLSNYDNSVKSVLLDLQMENSITESTKVAKIVHGAMSKVVPKMHKKHVEENSLLVLKNPDIPSILVELGFITNPEEEALMKTASYRKKLARGVGDGIVDYFKRHAPDGTLFASLYRQNIYHVQRGDSLIKVARRFNVSVRDLKTANKLSTNVVKIGQKLVIPTAE; from the coding sequence ATGATGAGAAAGTGGCTGACAGTTTTAGCAAGCGTGTTTATGCTCGCGCTGAGTATATCGGTTGCTGAGGCATCGATTATAAAGAGTATGCGGTTCTGGCAATCGCCGGAATCAACCCGTGTTGTCCTTGATTTATCCTCTCCTGTTACTCATGAAGTCAGTATTCTTAAAAATCCTGATCGTATTGTGGTTGATATTCCCGGTGCTAATGTCAACGTCGACCTCAATCAATTGGATATTCAAAGTGATTTAGTCAAACGTGTACGACAAAGTACGCCGCCAAGAGATGGCGTTCTACGCTTGGTGCTAGACCTCAACAAAGCAGCTCAACCGAAAAGTTTCTCGTTAAAACCCTACCAAGAGTACGGCGATCGTCTGGTGATTGATTTGTTCGATGAAAATCGCCAGGAAGTAAAGCCACCAGCTGTGAATCGATCCGGTGATCGTGACATTGTTGTGGCCGTTGATGCTGGTCATGGTGGTGAGGACCCAGGAGCCATGGGCGGGCGAGGCACTAAGGAAAAGGATGTTGTATTGGCTTTATCCAAAGAGTTAGTCGCTGAGCTTAATAAAACGCAAGGGGTTAAAGCCTTCTTGACCAGAACCGGCGATTATTATTTACCCCATCGCAAGAGAACCGATTTAGCGAGATTGCAGCGAGCAGATTTATTCGTGTCGGTTCATGCTGATGGCTTTAAAAGTCCTAAGGCAAAAGGTGCTTCGGTTTGGGTCTTGAACTTGCATGGCGCAAAGTCGGAAGTGGCGCGTTGGATGCAGATGCAGGAAGAAAAATCTGAACTGCTGGGTGGTGTTGATAGTTCAGTGGTTTTATCCAATTATGATAATTCGGTTAAGTCAGTATTGCTCGATTTGCAAATGGAAAACTCGATTACCGAAAGTACTAAGGTGGCTAAAATTGTACACGGCGCTATGAGTAAAGTGGTGCCGAAAATGCATAAAAAACATGTTGAAGAAAACTCTTTGCTGGTATTAAAAAACCCAGATATCCCATCTATTTTGGTTGAGTTAGGATTTATCACCAACCCTGAAGAAGAGGCGTTGATGAAAACAGCCTCCTATCGCAAGAAGTTAGCCAGAGGTGTTGGCGATGGTATCGTCGATTACTTTAAGAGACATGCTCCTGATGGCACTTTATTCGCCTCACTGTATCGTCAAAACATTTATCATGTACAACGTGGCGATAGCCTAATCAAAGTGGCAAGACGCTTTAACGTGTCAGTGCGTGATTTGAAAACGGCTAATAAATTATCCACTAACGTGGTGAAGATTGGGCAAAAACTCGTTATTCCAACTGCTGAATAG
- the mutL gene encoding DNA mismatch repair endonuclease MutL, with protein MAIHKLSPLVANQIAAGEVVERPASVVKELLENAIDAKADRIQIDIERGGTRLIRVTDNGEGISRDELELALARHATSKIEHSDDLKAIYTLGFRGEALASISSVAKLKLSSRPQAQDMGWSAIAEGLDMQVKLQPQSLPAGTIVEVRDLFFNTPARQKFLRAERTEFVHIEETVKRIALGSPHVAITLRHNSKVVKRVPAAHNSEQHQQRIGSILGASFLREAIKLDSTIDATRLYGWLSPVDWHQSSSLGQYVFVNGRAVRDRTLNHAIRQAYHDRLPAGRMPAYVLYLELEASQVDVNVHPTKHEVRFSNGRQVHDFMSHAVEEALLEQGEMLELNQHAVGDNEELVYMRPSHSVAQPTTKDDPYFTPRHKAGAFSQQRADHVADSSPAQYRPQQSCQWPQKPKVSSKLASGNSWVLHDRLLLQQTEEGIKALDLKAYFCQHISDCLHSEWQQGEVKQRLMLFPLRLGIPADNVSDEFINQWQKAGFEMTLTGPKTLVVRKVPSCVLHIDLQQWLQEVVYQAVSKNLSTADWQKQLMKSLQQYWAPDSQTHWLEELAHLPWTKSSFCKRYTAEQLLELLVSPH; from the coding sequence ATGGCTATTCATAAGCTCTCACCTTTAGTTGCTAACCAGATTGCTGCTGGCGAAGTGGTCGAGCGGCCAGCATCGGTTGTTAAAGAGCTACTGGAAAATGCGATTGACGCCAAGGCAGATCGTATTCAAATTGATATCGAACGAGGTGGAACACGCCTTATTCGCGTCACTGATAACGGCGAAGGCATCAGTCGTGATGAATTAGAACTTGCTTTGGCGCGCCATGCGACGAGTAAGATTGAGCATTCCGATGATTTGAAAGCTATTTATACTTTAGGCTTCCGCGGTGAGGCATTAGCCAGTATTAGTTCGGTTGCTAAATTAAAGCTAAGTTCAAGACCACAGGCCCAGGACATGGGGTGGTCAGCGATTGCCGAAGGTCTGGATATGCAGGTTAAGTTGCAGCCGCAATCATTGCCAGCAGGCACTATTGTTGAAGTGCGCGATCTGTTTTTTAATACTCCCGCCCGTCAAAAGTTCCTGCGTGCCGAGCGCACCGAGTTTGTGCATATTGAAGAAACGGTTAAAAGAATTGCTTTGGGTTCACCTCATGTCGCGATTACCTTAAGGCACAACAGTAAAGTGGTGAAGCGGGTTCCTGCAGCCCATAATTCTGAGCAACATCAACAACGCATTGGCTCCATTCTCGGAGCATCTTTTTTACGTGAAGCCATCAAGTTAGACAGTACTATTGATGCTACTCGCCTTTATGGTTGGTTATCACCAGTGGACTGGCATCAAAGTTCTAGTCTTGGTCAATATGTTTTTGTGAATGGCCGTGCCGTACGTGATCGCACATTAAATCATGCCATTCGCCAGGCATACCATGACCGCTTACCAGCGGGGCGTATGCCAGCTTACGTTTTGTATCTTGAACTGGAAGCGTCGCAGGTTGATGTGAATGTGCATCCGACTAAGCACGAAGTCCGATTTTCCAATGGTCGCCAGGTACATGACTTTATGAGTCATGCCGTTGAAGAGGCTCTGCTGGAGCAAGGCGAGATGCTTGAGCTTAATCAGCATGCGGTGGGCGATAATGAAGAGCTGGTTTATATGCGGCCGTCACACTCAGTCGCTCAACCTACGACAAAAGATGATCCTTATTTCACGCCACGCCATAAGGCGGGTGCCTTCTCACAACAGAGAGCTGATCATGTTGCTGATAGCAGTCCTGCTCAATATCGTCCGCAGCAAAGTTGTCAGTGGCCACAAAAGCCGAAAGTTAGTTCTAAATTAGCATCAGGGAATAGCTGGGTATTGCATGATCGTTTACTGCTGCAACAAACGGAGGAAGGCATCAAAGCCCTCGATTTAAAAGCTTACTTTTGTCAGCACATTAGTGACTGTCTACATAGTGAATGGCAACAAGGTGAAGTGAAACAACGACTTATGCTGTTTCCACTCAGGTTAGGAATTCCAGCTGATAATGTCAGTGATGAATTTATTAATCAGTGGCAGAAAGCTGGTTTTGAAATGACATTAACCGGCCCGAAAACGCTAGTGGTCAGAAAAGTGCCCAGTTGTGTCTTGCACATCGATTTACAGCAGTGGTTGCAAGAAGTTGTTTATCAGGCGGTCAGTAAAAACTTATCGACAGCTGATTGGCAAAAACAACTTATGAAAAGCTTACAGCAGTACTGGGCACCGGACAGTCAGACCCACTGGCTTGAGGAGTTAGCTCATTTACCCTGGACCAAATCTAGCTTTTGCAAACGTTATACCGCTGAGCAGCTATTAGAGCTGTTAGTGAGTCCTCATTAA